The Rhodocytophaga rosea genome has a segment encoding these proteins:
- a CDS encoding sensor histidine kinase, with protein sequence MLENRYAISRKEVVGKKIFDVFPEYQDTEEGQAILQVLKGEKITLYKQPYENKEGFYELNLIPLRNNSGDIIGGLGIMHDVTEHIKMEEERTRSKLKRQKDLLNAILEAQEGERKRIAEALHNSLAQTLYAAKLKLEQMPVEQANRKQLIEIKENANELLANAIQETRRISHELIPGILEDFGLKGAINDFCKKYAHTQLVIKTEIYGLDDRIDKHLEIAIFRIAQELVNNVIKHAQANRLHLHLVKGELGILLKVADNGKGFTVNTVMQSIKGIGLKTIQDRVKLLNGTLTIDSLPAIGTTITIKIPLA encoded by the coding sequence GTGCTGGAAAACAGGTATGCCATTAGCCGGAAGGAAGTGGTAGGGAAGAAAATTTTTGATGTATTTCCTGAATACCAGGATACTGAAGAAGGGCAGGCTATTTTGCAGGTACTTAAAGGAGAAAAAATCACTTTATACAAACAGCCCTACGAAAACAAAGAAGGATTCTATGAATTGAACCTGATTCCTCTACGGAATAACAGCGGAGACATTATCGGCGGACTAGGTATCATGCACGATGTAACAGAACACATCAAGATGGAGGAAGAACGTACCAGATCAAAGCTAAAACGACAGAAAGACTTACTCAATGCCATTCTGGAAGCCCAGGAAGGCGAAAGAAAACGTATAGCAGAAGCGCTGCACAATAGTCTGGCACAAACTTTATATGCGGCCAAACTGAAACTGGAACAAATGCCGGTTGAACAGGCTAACCGTAAACAACTTATAGAAATAAAGGAAAATGCCAATGAATTGCTGGCGAATGCCATTCAGGAAACCCGGCGAATTTCCCACGAACTGATACCTGGTATTCTGGAAGATTTTGGCTTGAAAGGAGCCATCAACGATTTTTGTAAGAAATATGCCCATACCCAGCTGGTGATAAAAACAGAAATCTATGGCCTGGATGACCGGATCGATAAACACCTGGAAATTGCCATTTTCCGCATTGCACAGGAACTGGTAAATAATGTTATTAAACATGCACAGGCCAACCGGTTACACCTGCATCTGGTGAAAGGGGAACTAGGGATATTATTAAAAGTAGCCGATAATGGAAAAGGTTTCACTGTAAATACGGTAATGCAATCTATTAAAGGCATAGGCTTAAAAACAATTCAGGATCGGGTGAAACTGCTGAACGGCACACTAACCATAGACTCACTGCCTGCTATAGGAACTACCATCACCATCAAAATTCCACTGGCATAG
- a CDS encoding WG repeat-containing protein → MYRICYFIFLLCTFSSLAQNNSTLIPFQHSDGSYGYKDESGSIVIEPQYESAKAFRGAYAGAKANGSWGLVTSRGKWAIPAKYEDIGWTVEKEAVPAVSGEVTGYKQQGKWGLISVRNKVITPPTYEMLAYFSPDYIKAGKIVTQFQQTDTLFGLIDTKGNEIIPIVYHSLAVMPQAGIILAGINRIYNADNSSVQAYGLLSTSHQVLLPLEYANISQGKPGTVEVTSFPAFHWTDAKGQIKSKVAADSLYEISQHIFAFTWQGKTGIYTAPTSTIRSSFDQVFPSTQGYVLYRSKNKYGALTRNGDTLQTYLPARYDSLVILSGQYIKAGIRQQDNWEWELVSANAANAQPIKSKAYHFIDAINDSSYIRVRKDKLYGFINSSDEQSIPLQFDSLGNFIDSVCVAVQNGKAGILKKDGSWYLPPTAERYQISTFGYFIRQEKGRWDVLDKAGKKQYTSPIPLNFVDDGSIAFRQKGKVGRLNPGGVLCVPAVYDSVSVMSGEGTFWAFEKSNIFLYDREGTMLVKEPKKIEQLKYVPHQYSLVRTGGRYGYVDERGRLRISNRYDGGQPFAEGLAAVRLSGKWGFVNNADKIAIQPYYEEVTPFQGGFSIAKKGKKWGLLDKNGKETAGFTYDRIIRDTTGVFITEKGGKQGLLGKNGVESIYVKYEKLTPLPDGNVRMEVQGKYGLLTSKGIVLLPATYDGILYNRYSQTYLLLHKPISFELTIQQILSGELARQK, encoded by the coding sequence ATGTACCGGATTTGTTATTTTATTTTCCTGCTCTGCACTTTTTCTTCGTTGGCTCAGAACAATTCAACCCTGATTCCTTTCCAGCATTCAGATGGCAGCTATGGCTACAAAGATGAAAGCGGAAGTATTGTAATTGAACCGCAGTATGAGTCAGCAAAAGCCTTCAGAGGAGCCTATGCCGGTGCAAAAGCCAACGGTTCCTGGGGATTGGTTACCAGCCGTGGTAAATGGGCTATTCCTGCCAAGTATGAAGACATAGGCTGGACTGTAGAGAAAGAAGCTGTACCGGCAGTGAGCGGAGAGGTTACAGGCTATAAGCAACAGGGGAAATGGGGTTTAATTTCAGTCAGAAACAAAGTAATTACTCCACCAACTTATGAAATGCTGGCATATTTCTCCCCAGATTATATCAAAGCAGGCAAAATTGTTACACAGTTTCAGCAGACAGATACTTTATTTGGCCTGATTGATACAAAAGGCAATGAGATCATTCCAATTGTGTATCATTCCCTGGCTGTTATGCCTCAGGCTGGTATAATTCTAGCCGGTATCAATCGTATTTACAACGCAGATAATAGCTCAGTACAGGCATATGGGCTACTCAGCACAAGCCATCAGGTATTACTTCCGCTGGAATATGCAAATATTTCTCAGGGCAAACCTGGCACAGTGGAAGTTACCTCTTTTCCTGCCTTCCACTGGACAGATGCCAAAGGACAGATAAAAAGTAAAGTGGCTGCAGATAGCCTGTACGAAATTAGTCAGCATATTTTTGCTTTCACCTGGCAGGGTAAGACAGGAATTTATACGGCCCCTACTTCCACTATACGTTCCTCTTTTGATCAGGTATTTCCATCAACACAAGGCTATGTTCTGTATCGTTCAAAGAATAAATATGGGGCACTGACCAGAAATGGTGATACCTTGCAAACGTACTTGCCAGCCAGGTATGATAGTCTGGTTATTCTTTCCGGCCAATATATAAAAGCCGGAATAAGGCAGCAAGATAATTGGGAGTGGGAACTGGTTTCTGCAAATGCCGCCAACGCACAGCCTATAAAAAGTAAGGCGTATCATTTTATTGATGCCATTAACGATAGCAGTTATATCCGGGTGAGGAAAGACAAATTATATGGCTTTATCAATTCATCCGATGAACAAAGTATACCCCTTCAATTTGATTCGCTGGGTAATTTTATAGATAGTGTATGCGTAGCCGTTCAAAATGGAAAGGCTGGAATTTTAAAAAAAGATGGCAGCTGGTATTTGCCGCCTACCGCCGAAAGGTATCAGATCAGTACTTTCGGGTATTTTATCCGGCAGGAAAAAGGCAGATGGGATGTGCTGGATAAGGCAGGCAAGAAGCAATATACCAGCCCTATTCCGTTGAATTTTGTGGACGATGGCAGTATAGCGTTCAGGCAAAAAGGCAAAGTTGGCAGGTTAAATCCGGGTGGGGTATTATGCGTACCGGCTGTATATGACAGCGTTTCTGTGATGTCTGGAGAAGGCACATTCTGGGCTTTTGAAAAATCAAATATTTTCCTCTACGACAGGGAAGGTACTATGCTGGTGAAAGAACCAAAAAAGATAGAGCAACTAAAGTATGTACCTCATCAATACTCGCTGGTCAGAACGGGCGGGAGGTATGGATATGTAGATGAAAGGGGGCGGCTCCGCATTTCAAACCGGTATGATGGAGGGCAGCCTTTTGCTGAAGGCCTGGCAGCAGTGAGGCTTTCCGGAAAGTGGGGTTTTGTTAATAATGCCGATAAAATAGCCATTCAACCCTATTACGAGGAAGTTACACCTTTTCAGGGTGGTTTTAGTATTGCGAAAAAAGGGAAAAAATGGGGCCTGCTTGATAAGAATGGCAAAGAGACAGCAGGTTTTACCTATGACCGCATCATCCGGGATACAACCGGCGTTTTTATTACAGAAAAAGGGGGTAAACAAGGCTTGCTCGGAAAGAATGGGGTAGAAAGCATATACGTAAAATATGAGAAGTTAACCCCACTTCCAGATGGGAATGTACGCATGGAAGTCCAGGGAAAATACGGCTTGCTGACTAGTAAAGGAATTGTATTGTTGCCAGCTACCTATGATGGTATTTTATATAACAGGTATTCACAAACGTACCTGTTGCTGCACAAGCCCATATCTTTTGAATTAACCATCCAGCAAATCTTATCCGGCGAACTGGCAAGGCAGAAATAA
- a CDS encoding DUF4136 domain-containing protein: protein MKTTTIPSIFLLTFIVFSACMRQDRYLVETDYSYRADFRKYKSFCMANNMQLDGDSSMNNPIIEREIKNRLELHGYKMTQKKPSLLVFHKIYYKDFKFQGYNQPEINKENWIPKEDLDEEEGYDPVKYSLKEGTLLIQLVDTKRDITIWQGYASGVFDEKALNNERFLRRAVRSIFDKYGFFADGFLVNERGNN from the coding sequence ATGAAAACCACTACGATTCCTTCCATTTTCCTGTTAACCTTTATTGTATTTTCTGCTTGCATGCGCCAGGACCGTTATCTGGTCGAAACTGATTACAGTTACCGGGCAGATTTTAGAAAATACAAGTCCTTCTGCATGGCTAATAACATGCAGCTGGATGGCGATTCAAGCATGAATAACCCTATTATTGAACGTGAAATTAAAAACCGGCTCGAACTGCATGGGTATAAAATGACCCAGAAAAAACCTAGTTTGCTGGTATTTCATAAAATCTATTATAAGGATTTTAAATTTCAGGGCTACAACCAGCCTGAAATAAATAAAGAAAACTGGATTCCCAAGGAAGATTTGGATGAGGAAGAAGGATATGATCCGGTTAAGTATAGCTTAAAAGAAGGTACGCTGCTGATTCAACTCGTTGATACCAAACGTGATATTACCATCTGGCAGGGATATGCTTCCGGTGTATTCGATGAAAAAGCCTTAAATAACGAAAGATTTCTCAGAAGAGCCGTCCGTTCTATTTTTGATAAATATGGTTTCTTTGCTGATGGCTTCCTGGTAAATGAACGTGGGAATAATTAA
- a CDS encoding caspase family protein produces the protein MKIKILTLILFLISGSFALQAQTVKGKSAPIYVEIGEDELPSIEPKLPKIYAVVIGVSEYQQPEMNLQYADDDAKMYYEFLKSPQGGSLPDDRITLLLNEKATRANIIKALNTQFKNSFDDDLVIVYIASHGMPSAETDKLYFLGSDTDKHNLEGTGIAQSDIIDAIRKCRAQKKIWIADACHSGAVRMDNAIAGLRGTQEAAQASMVNRLLKNVATAQNGMVVLTASSSSEPSQEGARWGGGHGVFTHYLVEGLKGAADENKNGIVDVREVFEYVRIKVSNDTDRKQYPDLNNPIRMPMSVLRASK, from the coding sequence ATGAAAATAAAAATATTAACTTTAATTCTGTTTCTGATTTCCGGAAGTTTTGCTTTGCAGGCACAAACCGTAAAAGGAAAAAGTGCGCCCATTTATGTAGAAATTGGCGAAGATGAACTGCCATCTATAGAACCTAAACTCCCTAAAATTTATGCCGTTGTCATTGGTGTGTCTGAATATCAGCAGCCGGAGATGAACCTGCAATATGCAGATGACGATGCAAAAATGTATTATGAATTCCTGAAAAGTCCGCAGGGAGGTTCTCTGCCCGACGACCGGATTACGCTGCTGCTGAATGAAAAAGCAACCCGTGCCAATATTATCAAAGCGCTCAATACTCAGTTTAAAAATTCTTTCGACGATGATCTGGTGATCGTCTATATTGCCAGTCATGGAATGCCTTCTGCCGAAACCGACAAGTTATATTTCCTGGGTTCAGATACAGATAAACACAACCTGGAAGGAACAGGTATTGCACAAAGCGACATTATAGATGCCATCCGTAAATGCCGGGCACAAAAGAAAATATGGATAGCCGATGCCTGTCACTCTGGTGCTGTCCGCATGGATAATGCGATCGCCGGATTACGGGGCACACAGGAAGCGGCGCAGGCAAGTATGGTGAACCGGCTGCTGAAAAATGTGGCAACTGCCCAGAATGGAATGGTTGTTCTTACGGCGTCTTCTTCCAGTGAACCCTCTCAGGAAGGCGCACGTTGGGGAGGTGGACATGGTGTGTTCACGCATTACCTGGTAGAAGGCCTGAAAGGGGCTGCCGATGAAAACAAAAACGGGATTGTAGATGTAAGAGAAGTATTTGAATATGTGCGCATCAAAGTTTCCAACGATACTGACCGCAAACAATATCCTGACCTCAATAACCCAATCCGGATGCCCATGAGTGTGCTGAGAGCAAGCAAATAA